Genomic segment of Sphingomonas sp. KRR8:
CGGCGCGGAACAGCGGGCCGACCGCGTAGGACTCGAGCTGGCCGGGGCGGATCTGGAAGCGCTCGCGGCGGTGCTCGGCACCGAAGGCCAGGGTCAGCGGCTTGGCGAAGCCGACGCTGAAGTCCTGGCTGAAGTCGGCGTTGACCAGCCACTGGCCGTAGCGAAGCCCGCCGGCATCGAAGTTGCGCGGGCTGGCCGGGCCGTAGGACGTGTTCAGCGTGTTGTTCACGTCATAATCGAACTTGTCGAAGCCGCGACCGATCGAGAAGTCGGCCTTGAACCCGGCCAGCTTGCCGCGCAGGCCGCCGATCGCCGAATAATCCCGAAGCTTGGTCGCGATCAGTGGCAGGAAGCCGATGTCGGTCAGCGGCACGAAATTGGCCGAGGTCGGCGCGGTGGCCGGCGTCAGGGTCGAGAAGTCGCGGTTGGCGGTGGCCGACTGCTGCCGCCAGTTGGCCGCGCTGGTGGCGTTGCGGTGACCGTAGGAGCCGAACGCATAGAGCTGCCAGTCCGGCGTGATGTCGTAGCCGGAGTTGACGAACAAGGTGTAGTCGGTGGTGTCGGGGTCACCGAAGCGGAACTGGAGCCGGTTGAAGGTCAGCTCGCGCGAGTCGAACGGGCCGGTGCCGACGCGATTGAAGTTGGGGCGGAGATCATAGCCGGCGCGGTTGGTGCGATCGCGGACGCGCACCTCACCTGAGACGTTGACGAACCCGCGGCTGCCCAGCGGCAGGCCGAGGTTGGCGGCGAGCGTCGCCTGGGTGCCGTCATGCGCGGTCCGGTCGCCATTCGTATTGGCAAGGAAATAGCGCGGGTCCGTGTCGAGCACGGGTTGGCCGGCGCTGGACTGCAGGCTGGTGACGTTGGCGACGTCCTTCAGCGTGGTCCAATATTCTCCGTAGGTCAGGCTGGCGCGACCACCATGATTGGCGCTCTTGAGCTGGATGTTGATGACGCCGGCGATGGCGTCGGAGCCATATTGGGCCGCGGCGCCATCACGCAGCACCTCGACGCGGCTGATGGCGATGCCCGGGATGAGGTTCAGGTCCACCGCCGCGCTGCCGCGGCCGATGGTGCCGTTGATGTTGAGCAGCGCGGCCACGTGACGGCGCTTGCCGTTCACCAGCACCAGCGTCTGGTCGGGGGCGAGGCCGCGCAGGGTCGCTGGGCGGAGCGAGTCGGAACCGTCGGCAATCGACGGCTGGGGAAAGTTGAACGAGGGGACCAGCTGATTGAGAATCCGGTTGGTTTCGGTCTGGCCGGTGTGAATGATGGCGTCAGACCCGATGACGTCGACCGGCACCGGGCTGTTCGCGACCGTGCGGTTGGCCGTGCGTGTACCGGTGACGATGATCGTCTGGTCGCCGGCGGGCCGCTGGTCATTAGCTTGCGTGGCGCCGGTGGCGTCCTGCGCGGCGGGCGAGGTCTGGTTGGTCGATTGCGCGCCGGCGGCGGTCGCGACGGCGACGCTGCTCAAGGACGCGAGAAGAAAGGCCTTGGTGAATGCGGTCATTGGTAATCCCCCGAGCTCTGGCGGAGCTTCGGAAGTAACGAATGCCGAATTCGCTGCGATGACAAGCCTTTGGGTGACTAGCGACGCGCTAATGGCCGGTCATGTTGCTGCGCTGCAACAATGGCGTCACACTGCAGGGAGTCTAGTGGCGGTGCTCCGGCTTGAGCCGGTAGCGGCCCGGCTCGAAGCCGTCGAACAGACCGTCGATGGCGGGATGATCGATCGGCTCATCCTCGTCGTCCGGGATGAGGTTCTGCTGGCTGACGTAGGCGACGTAACTGCTTTCCGCATTTTCGGCGAGCAGATGATAGAAGGGCTGGTTCTTGGGCGGCCTGATCTCGGCCGGGATGGCCTCATACCATTCCTCGCTGTTGGCGAAGACGGGATCGACGTCGAAGATCACGCCACGGAAGTCGAGCAGGCGATGCCGCACCACCTCGCCAATGCCGAAGCGGGCGCGAGCCACCGCCGGGGCTGAAGGATCGACAGTCATGACCAGGGAACGTTCGACGGGCGTCATGGCTGCAATCTAGTGGAGGAAGCGCGCAGCACAAGCGCTAGAAGGGAATGGGCGCGCCGGCCCAGTCGAAGCAGTGGCCGCTGTCCTCCGGTTTCAGCGCGTCAAGGACAGCGACGAGCCGCTCGGCGGACTCACGCGGGGTGAACAGGCGTTCGGGGCTGACGCCGCGCTGGAAAGGACGGCTCATGTCCGTGTCCACTGTGCCTGGGTGGAGGGTGACGCAGACGGCCTGCGGTCGGGTGCGGGCAAGCTCAATGGCGGCGGTGCGGATGAGCTGGTTCAGCGCGGCCTTCGACGCGCGATAGCCGTACCAGCCGCCTAGCCGATTGTCCGAGATGCTTCCGACCCGCGCCGAAAGAGCGGCGAAGCGGCCGTCGTCGCGGAGCAGGGGCAGGAAGAAGCGGGCGCACAGGGCCGGGCCGATGGCGTTGACGGCGAAGCTGTGGGCCAGCCGCTCGGCGTCGAGTTCGCGCAAGGAGCGTTCGGGAGCGACGCCATCACCGTGCAGCAAGCCGGTCGCGACAATGATTCGCGTAAATGGTGCTTCCGCGCGCAGTCGCGCCGCCGAGTCGGCAATGCTGGCCTGATCGGAGAGATCGATCTCGCCGGCTGCGCGTGACAGGGTCTTAACCGGCCCCTTGGTGCGCAACACGGAGGCGAGGCCGGCGCCGATGCCGCCGGAAGCGCCGATGATGAGTGAGGACATGGAGTGAAGGTGAAAGAAGGGCAGCCTGTTTCCTAGCTGGCCTGCGGGCTAGGCAAGGGCGCAAGCTGTTGCTAGAGGCCCGCCCGCGACCCACTGGGCAGCGCTTTCTTTTGATCTGCGGAGAGGTGGCTGAGTGGTCGAAAGCACCGCACTCGAAATGCGGCGTGCGGGCAACCGTACCGTGGGTTCGAATCCCACCCTCTCCGCCACTTACCCGATGTAGGTCGGTCCATCTATGGCCACTCGCCTCTGTTCGTCAGGGGCTCAGGCGCAAATGCTTGGTCAAACCTCACAATCCGTGATCGTTTGTGGTCATCGACTGAGGGGCATCGTTGGGGGGACTGACGCCCATTTTTGGGGGCATCGCAGCTTTCCGAGCGGCAGCAGTGATTCAGAGATTGAACGGGCCAATCTGGGGCAAGAGCGACCTCCTCTAAGCATACATGTGCAACTGTGACCGACGGATGTCCTGAAGTTCTCTCCTGTGACTAAGTGAAAAGTTGCAGGGGGGATGAAATTGCTTAACGATGCTCAGTGCAAAGGCGCCAAGCCGAAGTCGAAACCACAGAAGCTGTTCGATAGTGGCGGCCTCTTCCTGTTTGTCTCGCCGACAGGCCACAAGTCCTGGCGCCTGAAGTACAGGTTCGCGGGCAAGGAACGCCAGCGGCTGTACGGCGCCTATCCCCTGATCGGACTTAAGGAAGCCCGAGCGCTCCGGGATGAGGACAAGCGCCTACTTGCCGATGGCATCGATCCGGGCGTAGAAGCGGCCGCCCGTGCCCTCAGGGCAAGCGTCGCCGCTTCCGACACTTTCGAGACGCTGGCGCGTGACTGGTTCAAGGATCAGAAGCCGCGTTGGACCAGCGTTCACGCCGATGACGTTCTGCATAGCCTTGAACGGGACGTTTTTCCCGACCTTGGCCCCTTGTCAGTGGGGATCATCAACTCGCCGATCGTGCTCGCAATCTTAAAGAAGGTGCAGGGCAGAGGAGCTGTCGAGACGGCTCATCGGCTCCGTCAGCGGATCTCGGCCATCTTCGTCTACGGTATCGCGGCCGGCCGTTCGATGAACGACCCGGCGGCGACCCTCAACAAAGCACTGCAAGCGAAGCCAGCCGGAAAGCGTTGGCCAGCTGTAAAGAAGATCGAGGACGCAAGAAAGGTGCTTCAGGCGTCCGACGAAGCCGAAGTCACGCCAACGATCAAGCTTGCATCTCGTTACCTCAGCATCACAGCGCAGAGACCAGGCATGATCCGGTGGATGCGTTGGGAGGAACTGCACCACATCGACTTTGAGGGCGTCGATGAATGTCCCGAGGCCATCTGGTGGGTACCAGCTGCGAAGATGAAGCAGGAGCTGTCGTTGCAGGCCAGTGACGAGTTCGACCACCCGGTGCCGCTCGTAAGTGAAGCTGTCGACGTTCTCAGGGCGAGCTACGCACTGAACAGCGGGAGCGACTACGTTTTTCCGGGAGCTAGGTCGACCAAGGACCCGATGAGCGAGAACGCGCTTAGCTACCTCTACCTCCGAGAAGGTTTCCGCGGCCGCCATGTTCCTCACGGTTGGCGGAGCACCTTCTCAACGATTATGAATGAGTGGGCGCTAAGCAACGGTCGAGATAAAGATCGCATGGTCATTGACCTCATGCTTGCGCATCTTCCGGTCGGTATCTCGGCCAGTGAGCTCAAGTACAATCGTGCTGGCTTCATTGAGCGGAGGCGCGAGCTGTCAAAGATTTGGGCCGGTAAGTTGTTGGTGAATGCACCCCCGGCGGCGAGGCTCTTAGAGGGTCGGCGAAGGCGGAAAGTGTGACGGGCACATCAACGAGTTAGTGCGCACGAGGCACAAAAAAGAACGCCACCAACTGTCGAGTTGGTGGCGTTCTAATGCAGAGCCTTACCAGATGCGGGTGTGCGGGCGGTTCATGAACCAGGCCAAGACCTCGTCCATGATCCACATCGGCCGCGAGGGGCTGATGTAGCGAGGTTTCGGGAAATCCTCCCGCTTGGCGTAACGCCTTGCCGTCGACGGGCTGACATTGGCGATCCCAGCCACGGTCTTGATCGTGATGAACTTTGGAACAGATGCCATTCTTTCCTCCCCCTTGTGGTGATGAATGGCAAGTAAGAGTTTGGAGGACTTCATTCGACGCAGCGGGATTAACTTCTTGCGCGGCTTAAACCGCACCGCAGCGTGCTGAGAGATGAGCTGCCGTGCCAGTGCGCTTTAGAGCAGCATGGATCTTGTCTGGTGATCGTTCTTGCTTGGGCATAGAAATTCCACGTGCACCCGCAATCACTTTGACTTCGTCAAAGATCCGATTCACGAATCGCACAAAGCCCGACGGCGTACCATGGCTCGCACGATTGCCACGATGACAGGTGACCTTACCGACATGGGAGTCGAACAGAACGGCAAGGTCGCTGATGAAATCATCCTCCTCGCGGTTCGCATAATCACCCAGCCTCGGCGTGACGACTGGGGCATTCCCCAGTGACGTAGGCAGGGACTCCGACCGGTATTCCTTGAGCCGTTTATCGGCCGCCCTGGAGAGCCAGCGCAAGCCAGCCAAGCCGTGCTCCAGCTCCACACCTGAAGCTCGGATGACTGGTCCGGGCGATACAAACTCGCTGAAAACGTCAGATTTCACGATGTCGATGAACGATGCATTCAGTGCGAAGCCAAGAGAGTGCAACAAGAAGTAACGGGTGGCATCCATGCTCTTCACATCTCTCTCCTCCAACTCGAGGTACTGACGGAGAAGCTGTGCAGCCAGTATGTCGATGGCATCCGCTGCCTTCCCGGCAGCCACCTTGATGTCATCAAGGAGCTCGGGCAGGGACCTGCTTTCTACCTTGGTGCGACTAGAGAGCAGGTAGGCTTCGCAAGCTGACGCGACCGGCGCATGCAACTCGCTAGCCGCAGCCTCGATGTGAGCTAGTCGCTCCTGCTGGCGCTTTTCGATCTTTGCGGCTCTGCCTTTCACCTTTGCCCAGCCGCAATCGACCGCCTCGCGAACGAAGATTAGGTGGAATGATCTCATTGCCGCCTTTTCATTCACTTCAACTTTGTGGATTTTGTACTGACTCACGAACTTCGGCCGCATCTGAGAGCATCCCCTTCAAGGAATGCCCTGATGCCCCATGGTTAACACTCTACTACGAAGTGGTAATCGCCGCCTCGCGATACCTAAGATACTGAGACCTGTACGACTTGGCGGCAGCGAGGATCGCTTGATCGTCGAGATCAGGAGCGAGAAGCGAGCTCATGCTAGCCGCCAGACGCGCGTTCTCCTTGATGGCCATGTCAGTAGCCTGCGCGCGCTTCAGGATGGTGTAGGCGCACTGGCGAGGAGCAGCGGACGAGATGCTGCCCAGCTTGTCGAGCGCATCGATAGTCACGAAGTCCTTGAAGAAGCTCTGCTGAGCGAACTTCAGGAGGCGCTGCGCCATGCAAGCGCTGGCGAGAGTGAAGCCAACGCTTGGATTCTGGATGACCGTGCTCAACAGCTCGCGACGGCTCAGGCGAACGGCCTGAATTCCACTCGGAACCTGCCCGAGGTGAACCTTCGTCATGCCGAGATCTGCCAACTCCGCAGGATATTCCTGCGAGCCGTCCTGATTGTTGCAGACGACCAGAAGCTCTCCCAAGGTCTCGAAGCGCTTCCCGAGCCGCTCAATATAGTTCGAGGTTGGCGCGTTGGTCGACACAACTGCGCAGATGATGACTCGCGCACCACCATTTGCGAGCATGCGCCAGATTGAGCTGAGGTATGCGGTGATTGGCAGATCGGAACTATCGATCCCGGCGCCGAGATCGAAGATCATGGTGTCGGCTGCCGGTGCATGCTTCGTAACCCAATGGGGCGCATTGCTCACGGGTGCGTCCCACGATACCTTGATCACCCGATCCAGACCGACCCGGCGTCCCAACCCCCTGTTGCCATCATCGACGTCGACGAGCAGACACCGCTTGCCAGACATCGTGCTGAGAGCTTCGAGGCACTCAGTCGTCTCGGTCTTGCCAGCGCCTCCCTTCTTGGTAGTGACGATGTAGATGGTGTTGGGCCATCTGGCCTCAGCGATCGGCTGGCTCTCACAAGCCTTAAACAGGCCGGGGAGGCGGTGGCTCACAATAGAGCCCTTCGTATCATTCACCATCGTCCACCCAGCGGCTGCCGAAAAGGTCAGCCCCCTTCGAGTTTTCTCCGGCGTTCGGAGCCGAGTCATCGTTGTCCACGGCCGCACCCTTGTTCACCTCCAGAGTGGACAAGCTGGGCTTATCGATCGTCTTGGTGTTTGAGCAGGTGACCCGCGAAGCCGAGTTGCGGGCACCTTTACCAGGCGGATTGACATTACGCTCCTCGCAGATGCGCTTGAATGCGCTTTCGACAGCATCGGCCTTGATCGTGGTGCCATCCTCGATTGCCGCCGCGATGTCCTTCCAAGCCATGCCACGCTGCCGAGCCGCCAGGATTTCCTGGAAACGGTCGTCGACCTTCCCTGTGATTGTGTTAAGGCTACGCTTCTTGCGAATAGCAGCAGCCAACAATCCGTCAGCCCGCCTCCGCCACTTTTCTTCAGACGTCATGATCTACCTCCGTCAGAAGATGTATTTCGCAGGCGAAGTCAGGCAAAGAGTACCGTCATGCATACTTTCGTTTGACGGAACTTGATCGGAATTGATCGCTGTTGAGCATGTTTGACGATGTTTGCATATTTTGTTATTGTGTAAGCTTGCGCGTTCTGCTTGTCGACGAGCATGTTCGACACAGCTTCTATGGCAATCGTCCTCAAGACGGGGATGCTGACGCGACCAGACATGACGTGCTGCGGGGGAGGGGATCATCACCTAATCCGGCTTTCCTTGCTGACGTGGGCCGCACTCGCAGGCTTCTTGATGCCTGCGCTGGCGCATTTGGCGGCGCTTCGCTGATGGAATGGAGCTTCGTACCCACCGGCCTCCGTGACACACCTCATCGGCTACTCTCTTGCTTGCAGAGCCCGCTACCCACCGGCGCGAAGGTGCTTCCTCGTCACTTTGCTCGAGAGGTTCTGAGCGGCAACACTTCGGTAGGTTTGCCGGGTCTTTGCTGCCTGTTAGGCTGGAAGCAGCATCTTGATTGAAGCTGTGCGCAATCTCGCGCTGGCCCATGTCACAGTGCCACAATCAAGCTCAAGGCTGGCCTTACTCTTGCCGCTTACCTGCCCGGCAAACATTGGTGTCAATGACGCGCGCCGTTCGGTGCGGCCGGCAGCAGGTCAGGCGAGGAGTGGTGGCCACCCTGCCGGCGTCGAAGCGTGCGACTTCTGGCTAACTTGGGTCGAGCATCGCAGGGTGCGCGGCACCAAGTTGTCCGATATTCTAGCGGCAGCCTCGCTCAAGTCGTCATGCCCCGTTGCTCAAGTCACGCAAGGGCGGTTGTGGGCTGAGGAGGCACAAACCTTGTGCCATCGGCTGCCGGTCGTTCGTAGGCTGGACGTTTCTGATCTTGCTGGCCGGCCTCACGGATGTGAGAAGCTAGTCTCGTGGGTTTCGTATCGGGAACTTTGTCACCCCGATCGCTGCTTCAGCTACACTTACCTGCTCGCCGCTGCAGAGCCCGCTGGACGGCAGCTCTGCCGGAGAGCGCGTCGAGGATGGCTCGGCCACCTGCCGGATGACCTGACCGCACCTTTGCCGCTTCGCTCGCCGGCAAACCGCAGGCCGGCTGCCGCTTCGCTCGCCGGCAAACCGCAGGCCGGCTGCCGCTTCGCTCGCCGGCAAACCGCAGGCCGGCTGCCGCTTCGCTCGCCGGCAAACCGCAGGCCGGCTGCCGCTTCGCTCGCCGGCAAACCGCAGGCCGGCTGCCGCTTCGCTCGCCGGCAAACCACTTATGAAAAAATGAGCAGGATGGGCCGCGTATACGGCCGTGATGCTCGGCGGAGAACCTTCTCGCATTGGAGAGAGTAGTTGAAGAAGAATTCTGAGGACGACAGCGCCAGCATGGTGGAGGTTACCTTCCGCCTGCCGCGGGTTGAAGTAGGCGAACTGGACCGGGCTGCGGAGGCCAGTCTGATGAACAGGTCCGAGTACATTCGCTTCCTCCTGCGGGGCAGGCCAGTCGTCTCAAACGTTGGTCTCGCGGCGCTCCGCCGCTTGATCCAGATTCATGGTCTTGTTCAGGCAAGAGAGGAATGCGGCGAGCTGAACGCGACGCTCCGCGAGTTGATCCCGGTCCTTGCCAAGGCAGTTCGGCACAGGCTCGTCTGATGATCGGCAAGATCATCAGGATGAACCGGCATCAGCGTCCCTCGACCGAGCAGCGGGTCGCCCGGCTGCAGAGTTCAGTCCTGGCGCTGACCCGGTACGTCGTGGACGCCGATCCGCACGCACTTGCTGCAGTGGCGGCTGAGAATGTCCTGTCGATTACTGACTACGCCCTTGCGGTCCGGCATGCTGGCATCGAGCCGGGCGAGAAAGTCGAGGCGTCGGGCAAGCTAAACCTGCTTGGCCGTGATCTGGCCGAGTGGCAGGCCGAGATGCTGGCCACGGCGGTAGGCGCGACGACCGTCAAGAACCACGTCGTTCATATCATTCTGAGCCTTCACGAAGGCGAAACGTGGTCGCCGCAGCAGCGCGAAGAAGCAATCACGATCATGTTGGGCATTCTCCGTCTCGAACGATGCCAGACAATCTGGGCCGAGCACTCCAACACCAGGAACCCGCATCTTCACCTGGCGGTCCTGCGTGTCGATCCTACGACGGCTTCAGCCGCAGGAACCGACTGGCTGATCGACGATCTGCATCAGGGACTTGCTCTCATCGAGGAGAGGCAGGATCGGATCCGCGAACCTAACGCCCTTTACCGCGCTGAAGAGGGTGCCATCTTCGACGTAGAGACTGGTGCCCTCGTCCGCCACGCTGATGGGACGTTTGTCTCCAAGTGGTGGGAGGCTCTCGGCAAGAAGCGGACGCGTTTGCCTTCCCTTATTCAGGACGCGCGCGGAGCCCTCGCCCAGGCGGCAGCAGAGGCGTCCAGCTGGGCGGACCTGCACGAGCGCTTGAAGGCCCTAGACGCAACGTATGACAAGGCCGGAAGCGGTGCTCGGATCGCCGTCGAGACGCAATCAGCCAAGGCTTCCGAAGTCCACTCCAGCCTTTCGCGTCCGGAGCTGGAGAAGCGGCTCGGCCCGTTCGAACGCGACCTGACCCGGGTGAATACTAGCTATGAGGCTTACAAGGTCAGCGTGCAGGACCAGCTCGACCACCTTCGTCAGAGGCGCGACCAAGAAGTCGATGCAGTTGATGCCTGGTTAAAGGCGCGTGTCGCCGAGATGCCTGCGAACAAGCGGAAGCTGCTGGCGCCGCTCGTGCAGCAGGAAGGGCTCACCGCGACCAAGGCCATCCAGAAGGCCTTCGCCGAGGCCATCAGCCGGTGCACGCGTCAGCGCATGAACGAGGATCAGTGGCGGCAGTCTGGTGAGCCTGCCTTGCTAACGCCAGTCAGTTCCCCGTCCTTGATTCTTCCTCTCTCGGGAGGTGAGGAGTTCAGCACGCAGCTGGCGGATCGATCCGGGAGGCAGGCTCACCGCTACCACACGGAGTATGTCGATCGAGATGGTCGCACGCTCTTCACCGACCACCGTGCCTTCATCATCGTCCATGCCGCCGACGAGGTTGCCGCAGTCGATGAGGCTCTTGCGCTTGCGGCGGAAAGGTGGGGAACGTTGAGGCTGGTGGGGCCAGCTGCCTTCATCACCTTGGCGGCACAGCGCGCTGAAGCTCTCGGCATCGCGGTCATCTATGATGCTGAGGCTCCTGTGCCCCAGTCTCCGACGACGCAGGTCGACGCTGGGACGGGACTCACCGGCGAAGCAGAGGTCGTGACCGTGCCCGCTCCGCGCCAACGATCGCCCGAAGAAATGAAGGCGCTGCGGGTCCGACGTGCTCTTCGAACCCTGGATGACCTCCCAGACCTGCGCGTCTGCCGACGAGCAGCGGCAGGTGACAATCAGCTGACCGGAAGGACAGGTCC
This window contains:
- a CDS encoding TonB-dependent receptor — its product is MTAFTKAFLLASLSSVAVATAAGAQSTNQTSPAAQDATGATQANDQRPAGDQTIIVTGTRTANRTVANSPVPVDVIGSDAIIHTGQTETNRILNQLVPSFNFPQPSIADGSDSLRPATLRGLAPDQTLVLVNGKRRHVAALLNINGTIGRGSAAVDLNLIPGIAISRVEVLRDGAAAQYGSDAIAGVINIQLKSANHGGRASLTYGEYWTTLKDVANVTSLQSSAGQPVLDTDPRYFLANTNGDRTAHDGTQATLAANLGLPLGSRGFVNVSGEVRVRDRTNRAGYDLRPNFNRVGTGPFDSRELTFNRLQFRFGDPDTTDYTLFVNSGYDITPDWQLYAFGSYGHRNATSAANWRQQSATANRDFSTLTPATAPTSANFVPLTDIGFLPLIATKLRDYSAIGGLRGKLAGFKADFSIGRGFDKFDYDVNNTLNTSYGPASPRNFDAGGLRYGQWLVNADFSQDFSVGFAKPLTLAFGAEHRRERFQIRPGQLESYAVGPLFRAAFATTSANCATQGGVYDTTTGVCSFPGRQAPAGAQGFPGIPASSATDAKRHSWAAYAEVDTDPLPNVTTTIAGRFEHFSDFGSTVNGKFAARWEFIPHYAIRGAISNGFRAPSLHQQYFTTTSTNFIGGVPVDIATLSVGAPAAVALGAKPLKPEKSVNLSFGATANPFRGLTLTADYYHIKIKDRIVLTETLGNGGTGNTATVQSQVTTLLQTLGFPTVAAARFFVNGIDTTTKGIDLVGAYNWRMGDFGKWTVTAAYNRNKTSIDKRLAAPGALAQIPNIVLFGRVEGLRFTEGQPKDKIVLSADGDLGPVGITARTTRYGRVVSPGSANPISDPTSLTAFGPDDIFLGRKWVTDAEIRWKPGKGGKGVEFALGANNLFDVYPDRSPFGLRPASVTGSYPANQEYIPYSIFSPFGFNGRFVYARVSADF
- the hspQ gene encoding heat shock protein HspQ; the encoded protein is MTVDPSAPAVARARFGIGEVVRHRLLDFRGVIFDVDPVFANSEEWYEAIPAEIRPPKNQPFYHLLAENAESSYVAYVSQQNLIPDDEDEPIDHPAIDGLFDGFEPGRYRLKPEHRH
- a CDS encoding SDR family NAD(P)-dependent oxidoreductase, with amino-acid sequence MSSLIIGASGGIGAGLASVLRTKGPVKTLSRAAGEIDLSDQASIADSAARLRAEAPFTRIIVATGLLHGDGVAPERSLRELDAERLAHSFAVNAIGPALCARFFLPLLRDDGRFAALSARVGSISDNRLGGWYGYRASKAALNQLIRTAAIELARTRPQAVCVTLHPGTVDTDMSRPFQRGVSPERLFTPRESAERLVAVLDALKPEDSGHCFDWAGAPIPF
- a CDS encoding integrase arm-type DNA-binding domain-containing protein; translated protein: MKLLNDAQCKGAKPKSKPQKLFDSGGLFLFVSPTGHKSWRLKYRFAGKERQRLYGAYPLIGLKEARALRDEDKRLLADGIDPGVEAAARALRASVAASDTFETLARDWFKDQKPRWTSVHADDVLHSLERDVFPDLGPLSVGIINSPIVLAILKKVQGRGAVETAHRLRQRISAIFVYGIAAGRSMNDPAATLNKALQAKPAGKRWPAVKKIEDARKVLQASDEAEVTPTIKLASRYLSITAQRPGMIRWMRWEELHHIDFEGVDECPEAIWWVPAAKMKQELSLQASDEFDHPVPLVSEAVDVLRASYALNSGSDYVFPGARSTKDPMSENALSYLYLREGFRGRHVPHGWRSTFSTIMNEWALSNGRDKDRMVIDLMLAHLPVGISASELKYNRAGFIERRRELSKIWAGKLLVNAPPAARLLEGRRRRKV
- a CDS encoding AlpA family phage regulatory protein: MASVPKFITIKTVAGIANVSPSTARRYAKREDFPKPRYISPSRPMWIMDEVLAWFMNRPHTRIW
- a CDS encoding relaxase/mobilization nuclease domain-containing protein; the encoded protein is MIGKIIRMNRHQRPSTEQRVARLQSSVLALTRYVVDADPHALAAVAAENVLSITDYALAVRHAGIEPGEKVEASGKLNLLGRDLAEWQAEMLATAVGATTVKNHVVHIILSLHEGETWSPQQREEAITIMLGILRLERCQTIWAEHSNTRNPHLHLAVLRVDPTTASAAGTDWLIDDLHQGLALIEERQDRIREPNALYRAEEGAIFDVETGALVRHADGTFVSKWWEALGKKRTRLPSLIQDARGALAQAAAEASSWADLHERLKALDATYDKAGSGARIAVETQSAKASEVHSSLSRPELEKRLGPFERDLTRVNTSYEAYKVSVQDQLDHLRQRRDQEVDAVDAWLKARVAEMPANKRKLLAPLVQQEGLTATKAIQKAFAEAISRCTRQRMNEDQWRQSGEPALLTPVSSPSLILPLSGGEEFSTQLADRSGRQAHRYHTEYVDRDGRTLFTDHRAFIIVHAADEVAAVDEALALAAERWGTLRLVGPAAFITLAAQRAEALGIAVIYDAEAPVPQSPTTQVDAGTGLTGEAEVVTVPAPRQRSPEEMKALRVRRALRTLDDLPDLRVCRRAAAGDNQLTGRTGPFQIVADRHDPRLEEVTILDLDPLVQEYLQQRHQKRIDDWAVELERRCDGPLPYRDAEILAVLSPAGNDRELAKVASRDTEFLEMTRRVRDRLKNRPVRKKLEAPAVTSSPGDDLSYEEVRRVQEQLKEIAAQGL